The Cryptomeria japonica chromosome 6, Sugi_1.0, whole genome shotgun sequence genomic interval TGATGTTCCTCAACATGACCAAGTTTTTAATGACATGTCAtagttataataaaaaaataagataCACAAGATGTGAATGTAAcatgtaatttttgaaaaaaaaatcaaaccatGAGATTGAACAAGATTTCACACATTTTAAAAACTAATAAAACTTAATAAACTCTTTTTATTCATCTCAAACCtgatttcaaaataaaaacaaattatCTCTTACAATCTATTTTCTCTCCTCTTAAAGCCACAcatttatagttttttttaatcTAATCAAATACATAGTATCTATCATTCCTTTTTGTCAAAAATGATTTACTTattattatgtcgagaggcatctacaatgacatcaaaatgtctgtaaataaaaattcatttttgaaataatttgacatgcaaatgacgggtaaatgcatgaaatatgccatcttttggtttttgtggaggtgttattttgttattgcaaataaaatagaaccctcaccacttgtctccaactatatgaaaccattacattcaaatgatagtggaagagtgccataatatttaaaagggaacaatcaataaaatcaagtagTGTTGAGAGGTTAGTGGAGGAGTGGGCTTGGAATTGTGAGTATCTGACGATTCTAAATTCCATGTTGCCGTCTTAGATAATGctggtacatacttaagcaactctattattatccatatttttgaaactcttgtaCACTACTAATATTGTTGCTATCGTCATCTTCAtattcccttctattataagatatctttcgacataatttacctatatatttttttaaatatagatatactaattAATTATCTAGAGAGTGATTTATTCCTTTGCACTTATTATACCAAGAGGCATGTACAATGATTTCTTAATTTCTAGATCACCAAAAACAAAAGCACTCagatttttaaaaatatcaaaaatcaataaaataaaaagtGTTCTTTAAAAATACACATCCAAAACAAAAACGCAAAATTTAAAAACAAAGTTAAATTAAACAGAAATGTCTGTTATAATTTGCATTGTCGGACACAGGAAAGCCATGACGTCAACATCAATCTCCAATCTATGATGTGACGGACATGTTTACTGATGCGAATCCTATGCATAACACTAACAGGAATCAACTTTAAGTAGGTAcctaaggaattcaaatggttttagtttttaaaTGGAGATAAAAGTAAGCCATAACTTTATCCAAACAATTTATTGGAATTTGTGCCTTTCCACCTGCCGAAGACATGCTCTGCCACTTTGTTCTCGCATTTTCTCCAATTAAAAACTTTCTTGGACTAATTTTTTTAATCAGTTTAATTAATCATCAGAGAATTCTTTACAGAGGACGGGCAACTACTGCCAGTACAAATCATGGTTCAGGAAGAGGATAAAGGTTCCCATTGCACTTAGTTTCAATCATTCTGGGGCTTTCCATTTGGCTATATTCGTTTGGATGGATGATTCTGGAGAGTGTTAAGCTCAGATTTAGTGCTTAAAGATTAGCTACCTGTTTTTCTGTCAATCTGGATGTTGAAAGTGTGTACCCACTTgggtttttttggtatttttgtggcATTTTTCAGTAACGGCACACCTAGTTTGCTATACCCATTTGATGAACAAATGAGTTGTAGTGTTAGTATTGCTTGGTATCGATTTCTGTGATCAATGCAGCTTGGATATTAGGGATCACTGCTGTAATGCAGATGGATGAATTGGGTGGCTCTAAGCAAGAGGATCAATTATGTTTGccttcaacttctgatgctgcCCTTCAACAGGGTATGCACATTTTGTATAGAGACACTAATGGGTATGTTTTATCTGTGGAAAGAGGTACTTCTGCATCAGAAACTCATCATAAGTgtgatctggagagtggtattagGGTCTCTGAACCAGAGGATAGTTCATTTCTGGCTTCAACAAGAAGATTTTATGGAAATGTTGGGGGCAGTTTGAGCTTTAGTCAGAGAGTTGATAGATTAATAGATGGGTATGCATGTAATAGTGGTGTTCAATATGGGGTTTCTTGTGGTTGCCAGCAGAAAGAAGTTAAGGAGGGCTTTTTGGAGTCAGCTGCTTCTGATATGAAGAAAGAGGGGTTTCATGATTCAGTTCTGATGATAGCAGGAAATGCAATTTCTGGGAGTAATGAGAATATTAGGTATGGGAATGACAATGGGAGCCTGAAACCAGGCTGGAAAAAGCCTCCTAGGCCCCCCAGATCATCCACAGATTCAGCAAGAGAGAGACATATGAAGGGCAATTCTGATAGAGCTTTGCTAAGAAGAGCCAGATTGgagagaatgaaaattttgaaaaagcagAAGGTTGGGAAGCCCTCTTCTACTAAAACCACTCTCTGGGCTCTGCTATTTACAGTTTTCTTCTTTGCTATCGTGATCACTCAAGGTAGTCTCTGGCCATGCATATTCTCTTTTGACCTGGTACATTATTCCATTGTTGTTTATAAGACCACCATATTCAACTAGAGCTAATCTGTAGCATTACTGACCTTTATAAATTATTAGATATATCTCCAATCTGTTGTTCAAGACCACAGCAATATATCCGGCTTAAACTACCACTTTCACAATTGTCTACCCTAAATGAGGGAAAACAGGGCACTGAAATGCTGGTGTTCTTACTTtactttatattaaaataaaaatagtaTAATATTAAAACAACCATGATACCGGGCTGTCTGTATACGGGATACTCCTTGTGGGAGGTACATAACTGTGTTGCAAACCAGTGATACATACATACTTTACTCCTTTAGATTTTGAATTTGTGATCTCTTACGAGAATCcaaattctccaccactagaccaaGACCAACTCAGACTGTAAAAAGGCACATCCACAAAATCCAGCAGAACATGGTCATGAACATAGACGAAAATAACAACATTGAACAGCTTTAGTTGCACCAATATTAGGCAGATCTTTATCATCAGGATTATAACCCTAGACATCAATGGAAGTTATGTTTTTACACTaacttgaataaaataaaatattgcagGGAAATCATAGAGTTTGCTGTTAAATATTGTCTTATGTATTAGCAAAGATTCACCATTAGGATAATGCAAAGCAAATAGTGTCTAATCagcaaaatttataaaataaatgctTTTCTTGAATTAAACTGAATGCAAATTGGGCcttcttttcattttattttagacAAAAATTCTTTCAACATTTGTGCATGGCAACTATTTTTTGGTTCAATGGCAATATCTAAACTAAACTCTCAGTTCAATCAATCATAGCTTTTTCACATTTCTGCTATATTTTAAAATGGAATAAAGGGGAAGTTACGGAAGTCAATTAGTTTTCTAATCATTTTGGCTTGCAAAATGGAATCAGGGGTAGATGTTCATGTTGTCTTTGTTGGTAATTTTCAGGTATACATTCGCTAAGGACTGTTAGCCCACAAGATTCTTCAACAAAATTAGCTGTATCAAATTTTAGCGAATTGGGGCAGACACTGTAAGTCTTATCCCTTTCTCCTTGAATCTGAAAAGTTTAATGAGGGGATTGGATGGAAGTTTGTATGTACCTATCTAAACTTGTCACAGGTTTTAAATTACAGTAAAATGAATGCCTTTCCTTAGGCCTTGGAGACATGTTTCTAATGACTGTCTGTTCTTTTGATTCTGTTTGCAGAGGATTGGGCAATTTCTCAGCTCCTTATCCTCCTCTTCAAAACAGAGGAAATACCATGATAGAAACAACTGGACGAAACAAAACGAATTCTTCTAAAAGGTGATAAGGATGCCTGACTGTAGAACCAGATCTGACATATGACATGTAAAGGTAGCCTCATCTTGTTGGCACAAACATCCAATTTTACATGTCACAGAAAATTTTCAGCTTGACAGTTTGAATGTAAACTTGATACAGAAAAAATTGAACCTACCTGGTAATCTGAATTTTATGGTAACAATCTAGAGGGGAGGAGCGTTGTCCTTGCTAACTCAATATGGACACAAGGTTGTAGTCTTAGAAGGGACCAAGAAATTGAACACTACCTACTGTAACACTCCAAGAAAATATGGTTGCTGTGTGAATAAAATTCCTTTTCTTTCTGGCAGTGCAAAAATCATTCTCAGTTTCAGTGACTGCCTAAAATCACCAAGCATCTTCTTTTAACTACGTGATCTGAGATTCATTTTAGGTCCTTGACCAGTAATCCTTTTTAAGAAAAATCACAATGCCTTGATGCCTAAAGCAATTTAGTACAGATTGACATTGCAAAagcttatatttatattaatattagaaAACCCATTTATTAGTATTGTCTATTGTAGGatagtgtgtatgtgtgtatattatATGCAAGGATATATAATTCCATATATTAGTACGTACGTATGGGACAATTCAACTTTTATAAAGTAAAATTCATTTATTGGTGTGTCTTATGGGAGGACAATATCATTTCGTAAAGAAATAAGTCAATAACCTGAAAACTTAGGATACACAATCTCCTTCGCTagtgttttaattttattaaagcAATCAAGCAATATAAATAATCAATCTATATCACAGAGTTGAGAAATGAATAGCTTCAAAGGGATGAATATGCTTAGTTATTTTAATGATGTAGTGATTATGATGTTAATGTTAACTTGTTGATGCATTGCAATTGGTAATCAAGATTTAAGATTTGAATATGAAATAGTGTGATAGAGATGGTCATAGATTGTTGCCAACACCACCAAGTTTGCTTCATGTGGCTTGGTTTTAGGCAATGCACATATGCAACTTGGTGTAGGATATagttgtatcatgtgatgtaaccACTGATAAGATTGTGGCATGCAACATTGTCCTAAATTGGGCTATGACACTTGGCTTGGGCCTAGAAAGGTTTGCATTGTGCAACTTAGTCTTGCATTGATACAACCTATAATGTATATTGCACTTTAGTCTTTATACTTGTCATTGAACAAAAGATTGTGTTGAAAAGCATAATGGGGTTTGATTTCAAGGCAATAAATGATGAACTTGACTTGTAGTCGAGCCCCTAGATAGTGATGTACAAAATCACAAACACACCACACAAGTGATGCAGGATGCAAATGACCTTAGATGCTCTATAATCATCTCTTTGAAGCAATTCTCATTATTGTATGTTTTTAATACTTTATATGCTTCACAAGTCACACAACTTGATATATTTTATGTGTACACCAATGTAATAACTATTGGAATTGATAGTGGACTCCCTAGCTCTCAAAATTAACTTGTCATCAAAACATCTATGATATTTGAAGAGGAAAAACTATAATTGTGCTACACAACTATAATGTGGTGGAAATGGGATTCACTAGTCTAGACATGCAAATTAGGAATtaaaatccaatccatcaattacATTGGAGAACAACCAATAGGCCCAACTACAAACCCTTAGGAGAGTTGGGCACTTGATGGATTTGATTGTTCTTTTTTGTGTTTAATTGATTGGATGAGATAGATGCAAATAACTAAGCCAAATGATGCAATCTTgacaataaacaacataaataggCAAATGCAAGTCTAGAAATCAATTGACATGTACAAAATTGAAAAGGGGATGCAAAGAGGAACTTGTGTCTAAAATAATATGAAACAGGTTGGACTATGTCAATAGGTGCACTAGTCCTAACTGTAGATTAGTTGAGCATGGAAATCAGATTTGGAACCCTTGATTGCACTATCTTCCTACCAAATTTTAGTCCAAACAGGGAGGACTATGGTGTTAAGCGCCCTAGTCCTAGAGGACTATGGTGCTAGTTGTCGATGTCCAGATTTTTCTGATGTAATTTGCAAAGAGACTTTGTTTCTAGGTCCTAAGTGCTCCTATATCTTCACACTAGGGCTGAGACCTATTTACTTTCAaatgcagagagagagagagagagagagagagagagagagagagagagagagagagagagagagagagagagagagagagagagagagagagagagagagagagagagaggaaaatggTGTTGAGCTGGCATTAGTCAAACCCTAGGATGGAATTAACCCTACAACAATGAAGATTAAGAAAGAAATGGAAATCTGAAGTGATATATTGAATTGAAACAATATTACCATAAgattaatgatattaatgatgatgcaatgttcttaggataggtgctccaagtgttgatgcaataacatgataaataatCACAAAATCCaacatgaaaacataattgaagctTTCTTGTTGTAGCTTGATGCTCATTAAACATATATCTACTCTTGAAGAATAATAATTGCTCTTGAAATGAAACTTGCAGATGATAAAATTAATTAGGGATGATGTTTTATATAGTGTTCTCAAGGTAATTTCACTTTTAGGCCGACTTACAATGATCATATCCCAACTTTGAGGATATATTTTAAAATGTCAAGGCTGAGAGTGAAAAAGCATTAGATACTCAGGACTTGTCTGAAGTGTCCCAACAAAATAGGTCCTATTTATAAGGGAAGTGTGATAATAGGGCCTTGATATTGGATTTGTAATTTATATTAAGGTTTATGACATTTAAGTGGGGGAAAAAGTAATGTGAAATTTAAAATGAGATAAA includes:
- the LOC131067999 gene encoding uncharacterized protein LOC131067999 yields the protein MQMDELGGSKQEDQLCLPSTSDAALQQGMHILYRDTNGYVLSVERGTSASETHHKCDLESGIRVSEPEDSSFLASTRRFYGNVGGSLSFSQRVDRLIDGYACNSGVQYGVSCGCQQKEVKEGFLESAASDMKKEGFHDSVLMIAGNAISGSNENIRYGNDNGSLKPGWKKPPRPPRSSTDSARERHMKGNSDRALLRRARLERMKILKKQKVGKPSSTKTTLWALLFTVFFFAIVITQGIHSLRTVSPQDSSTKLAVSNFSELGQTLGLGNFSAPYPPLQNRGNTMIETTGRNKTNSSKR